From Ammospiza caudacuta isolate bAmmCau1 chromosome 31, bAmmCau1.pri, whole genome shotgun sequence, one genomic window encodes:
- the NXPH4 gene encoding neurexophilin-4 has translation MRRVRQSDEEGAAGRRMRRVQTEGRGRGCRQKMRKEEQVENEEGAGRGMSRTMCAGSHLPKALGYLEMGTSALLKDVPYGALNPPALHPGHLIPAEPPRVGTGVPAGTSHSPWHWQKNQTSLEAPNPRAHRKPSLKSSRAKKIFGWGDFYFNIKTLKFSLLVTGKIVDHINGTFSVYFRHNSSSLGNVSVSIVPPSKAVGFEVVVPALPGPALRAQQSTLPEGRPAKALNCHVEYEKTNRARKNKPCLYDPSKVCFTEHTQSHAAWLCSKPFKVICIFISFLSIDYKLVQKVCPDYNFQQENPYFG, from the exons atgaggagggtgaGGCAGAGTGACGAGGAAGGCGCTGCAGgtaggaggatgaggagggtgcAGACAGAAGGACGAGGAAGGGGCTGTAGGCAGAAGatgaggaaggaggagcaggtaGAAAACGAAGAGGGCGCAGGCAGAGGGATGAGCAGG aCCATGTGTGCCGGCAGCCACCTCCCCAAAGCCTTGGGCTACCTGGAGATGGgcacctcagccctgctcaAGGACGTGCCCTACGGTGCCCTGAACCCCCCAGCGCTCCACCCCGGGCACCTGATCCCGGCAGAGCCCCCCAGGGTGGGCACGGGTGTCCCGGCTGGcacctcccacagcccctggcactggcaGAAGAACCAAACATCCCTGGAAGCCCCGAACCCCCGCGCCCACCGCAAGCCCAGCCTCAAATCCAGCCGCGCCAAGAAGATTTTCGGCTGGGGCGATTTCTACTTCAACATCAAAACGCTCAAGTTCAGCCTCCTGGTGACGGGCAAGATCGTCGACCACATCAACGGCACCTTCAGCGTTTACTTCAGACACAactcctccagcctgggcaaCGTCTCCGTCAGCATCGTGCCGCCCTCCAAGGCCGTGGGCTTCGAGGTggtggtgccagccctgccagggccggCTCTGCGTGCCCAGCAGAGCACCCTGCCCGAGGGGCGCCCGGCCAAGGCGCTCAACTGCCACGTGGAGTACGAGAAAACCAACAGGGCCAGGAAGAACAAGCCGTGCCTCTATGATCCTTCCAAGGTTTGCTTCACCGAGCACACGCAGAGCCACGcggcctggctctgctccaagcCCTTCAAGGTCATCTGCATCTTCATCTCCTTCCTCAGCATCGACTACAAGCTGGTGCAGAAGGTCTGTCCCGACTACAACTTCCAGCAGGAAAACCCCTATTTTGGCTGA